The DNA segment CTTGCCCAGACCCATGTCGTCCGCGAGCACGCCTCCCAGCCCTGCCTGCCGCAGGAAGGTCAGCCAGCTCACGCCCTGCAACTGGTACGGGCGCAGCGTCGCGGTGAGGTCCTTCGGGAGCTGGGGCTCGGGCAGCTTCTGGAAGCCCTGCACCAGGGGCGCGAGCCGCTCCATGACGGGCGGGGCAGGGTGCTCCAATGCTTCGCACAGGCCGGTGAGCTGGGGGATGGCGTGGTTCGCGAGCCGGCCGTCCCGCTCGCGCGCGGCCAGCAGGTCCGTCACGCGCTGGCCATGGGCCTTCAGCCAGCCCGTGGGCAGGGGCGCCCAGCCTCCGCCCTCCAGCGGCACCAGCCCCAGGCCTTCCTCCCAGGCCCGCATCACCGCGCCCGCGTCCACGGTGCGCTTCTCGCCAGGGCCCAGGCCCTCCACCTGGAAGTCGAGCGAGAAGCCCACGCGCGGCACGCCCGCGTCGGTGGTGGCCGTGTCCAGCGTGAGCAGCGGCTTGAGCTTCACGTCGGGGCTGACCACGCCCGCGGCGTTGCCCGTGAGCCCTCCGCGCCACTTGCGCAGCTTGTCCGCGAGCTGCACGGCCTCCTTGCCGTGGACCGTCACGCGCCGGCCCGGCGCCATGTTCAGCTCGTCCCTCAGCTGGTGGATGAGCTTCGTCTCCGTGGGCTCGTCGCGCACGGGCGCGGCGCCCTGGAGGTACACCAGCCGCCCGTTGTCGATGCGCGCGGTGGGCGGCGAGCCGTACACCAGCGTGGGCAGCACGGAGAGCCCCGTGTCGAGCTTGTCGAGCTCCAGCGAGATGCGCGGCTTGAGCGTCCGGTCGATGGGGGGCAGCCGCCGGCTCTTCACGTCCACCGGCATGCGCCGCGCGAAGTCCGGCAGCACCTTGCTGGTCAGGTCCGCCAGCTGCTCCGGGGAGAAGACGCGCTCCTGGGGCAGGTTCTCCAGCCGCGCGCCCGTGAGGGGCTGCTCGCCCAGCCGGCAGAGCGCTCCGGCGCACAGCGCGACGCCGGGGCTCACCAGCTCGTTGATGCGCGGATCCCGCTCCACCTTGAGCACGGTCTGCTCGCCCCGGTCCTCCACGGTGACGCGGGGGAGGAGCGGCTCGTTGGAGACGGCGACGAGCGCGCCGTCGAAGAGGACGGTGCGCGCCTTCTCCAGCACGTGCAGCAGGGTGTCCAGCTTGCTCTGAGGGAGCGCGCCCCGGGTGGGCTGCGCGAGCAGCTTGTCCGCGAGCAGGTCGCATGGATCCACGTGGATGCGCGCGGCCTCCACGGGGTTCTGGATGACGGACGCCAGGCTCCGGGCCAGCAGCCGCGCGGTGTTGTCCGGCCGGACCACCAGCCGCTCCAACTGGAGGCCGCCGTCCACGCGCTTGAAGCGGTACACCAGCCGCTCCGGCTTCGGCGCGGTGCCGGGGCGCGAGGCCGTGGAGGCGGGGCCCGGGCGGGCAGGGGACGCCGCCGCCGTGGCCTTCCTTCCTTCCGCCTGACGCAGGACGATGGCCGCGGCGATGACGTGCTCGCAGGGGTCCACCTTCCCCCGGCAGTCGCACTCCCAGATTTCGTCCTCGGGGTAGAGGGTGGTGGTGAGCGGGGTGGGCCGGCCGGGGATGCGGACCCGCAGGACGACCTCCTCCTCGTCCACGGACTGCACCGACACGACCCCCGCGCGCGACAGGGCCTGTCCGGCGGACCACGTGGCCGGGCCTGACTCCTCCCGGATGGCTTCGAGCAGTTCCGCGAGCGCCGACATAC comes from the Corallococcus caeni genome and includes:
- a CDS encoding DEAD/DEAH box helicase codes for the protein MSALAELLEAIREESGPATWSAGQALSRAGVVSVQSVDEEEVVLRVRIPGRPTPLTTTLYPEDEIWECDCRGKVDPCEHVIAAAIVLRQAEGRKATAAASPARPGPASTASRPGTAPKPERLVYRFKRVDGGLQLERLVVRPDNTARLLARSLASVIQNPVEAARIHVDPCDLLADKLLAQPTRGALPQSKLDTLLHVLEKARTVLFDGALVAVSNEPLLPRVTVEDRGEQTVLKVERDPRINELVSPGVALCAGALCRLGEQPLTGARLENLPQERVFSPEQLADLTSKVLPDFARRMPVDVKSRRLPPIDRTLKPRISLELDKLDTGLSVLPTLVYGSPPTARIDNGRLVYLQGAAPVRDEPTETKLIHQLRDELNMAPGRRVTVHGKEAVQLADKLRKWRGGLTGNAAGVVSPDVKLKPLLTLDTATTDAGVPRVGFSLDFQVEGLGPGEKRTVDAGAVMRAWEEGLGLVPLEGGGWAPLPTGWLKAHGQRVTDLLAARERDGRLANHAIPQLTGLCEALEHPAPPVMERLAPLVQGFQKLPEPQLPKDLTATLRPYQLQGVSWLTFLRQAGLGGVLADDMGLGKTLQTICTLGKGTLVVAPTSVLPNWEAEVKRFRPSLKVSVYHGVGRTLDESADVTLTTYALLRLDAALLAARTWDTVVLDEAQAIKNPDSQVARAAYELDAGFRIALSGTPIENRLEELWSLMHFTNRGLLGGRKAFEERWARPVSENQKGAAGALRARIRPFVLRRLKRDVAPELPPRTEAVRHVTLTEQERAVYDAVHAATREEVVSQLEEGGSVMKALEALLRLRQAACHPALVPGQQARTSSKVQALVEALGTAVADGHKALVFSQWTSMLDLIEPALSEADIGFIRLDGSTSNRGAVATSFQDEKGAPVMLISLKAGATGLNLTAADHVFLVDPWWNPSVEAQAADRAHRIGQQRPVMVYRMVSQGTVEEKILLLQEKKRALFEAALGGATGGTALTRADLMQLLD